The sequence below is a genomic window from Streptomyces sp. B21-105.
AGCAGGCGATGTCGGTGATGGCCCCGGTGCGTTCCTCCGCCCAGCGGATGCGGACCCGCGTTCCGGTGCGGACGGCGTCGGGGCCGGGGACGTCGAGGGCGTGCAGGAGGGCGGTGTCGGCGCCGTCGAGCCGGACCAGGACCCAGGCGAACGGGGTGTCGAGGGGTTGGCCGCGGCGGGGTGCGTGGTTCCAGGCCCAGGTGGTGACGGTGCCGGTGGCGGCGACCTCGACCAGGTCACGCAGGTCGTCGGCGGTGACGGGGTCGTACTCGACGGGCGGCACGAGGGTGCGGCCGTCGGTGGTCTTCACCCCGAGGACGATCCGCTCGCGCAGGCCGGTGAGGAAGGCGCTCTGGACGGGCCCGAGGGACCGGGTGAACGGAAACTCGACGACGAGGGGCGCTTTGAGGACTTCGGGCATCGGAGCTGCCTCCTAGGAGAGCCGACGTCAGCGGGAGCGCCCCGAAAGGGGCGCGGGGAACTGCGCGACCGGCCACAACGGACCCGCAGTATGGCGAACTGCGCTTACCGCCCACCCGCCCGGCGGAGCGTCACGCGCGTCGGTAGACAGGCGGCCGTTTCTCCGCGAAGGCGCGGGCGCCTTCCTTCGCGTCGTCCGTGTCGAACACCGGCCAGCCACGGGCCAGTTCGGCGGTCAGGCCGTCGGCCTCGGTCAGCTCGGCGGCCTCGTACACGGACGCCTTCACGGCCTCCACGGCGAGCGGGGCGCAGGCGTTGACGCGTTCGGCGATCTCCAGGGCCCGGTCCAGGGCGGCGCCGTCGGGGACGACGTGCCCGATCAGCCCGACGGCGGCGGCCTCCTGTGCGCTGTAGGGCCGTCCGGTGAGCAGCATCTCCAGGGCGTGGGTGCGTGGGATCTGGCGTGGCAGGCGGACCGTGGAACCGCCGATCGGGAACAGGCCGCGCCTGACCTCGAAGAGGCCGAAGGTGGCGGACTCCCCCGCGACGCGGATGTCGGTGCCCTGGAGCATCTCGGTGCCGCCCGCCACGCAGTGGCCCTCGACGGCGGCGATCACCGGTTTGCGGGGGCGGTGGTGGCGCAGCATCGCCTTCCAGTGCAGGTCCGGGTCGGCCTTGAGCCGGTCGCGGTGCTGCTCGCCCTGCATGCCCTGGCCGGCGAGCGCCTTGAGGTCCATGCCGGCGCAGAAGGATCCGCCGGCGCCGGTGAGGACGATCGAGCGGACGGAGTCGTCCGCGTCGGCCTCGAGCCAGCCGTCGTACAGGCCGACGAGCATGGCGATCGAGAGCGCGTTCCTGGCCTTTGGCCTGTTGAGCGTGAGCACCAGTGTGGCGCCCTCGCGCCGCACGGTGAGGTGTTCGGTACCGCCCATCGCAGATCTCCCCTCGGAAAGAACGAGAACAGGTTGCAGGAGGCGTGATGGCAGTTCAAGGGTTTTCTGACAGACAGTCAGATTTCTTGTCCGGAGCCCTTCCCACTTGCCGTGCCCTTTGCTCTGATGACCGGCGAACCGTCTGGGAGCCAGGCCGTCCTGAGGTCAGGAGGAACGGTGGAGTACAACCTTGCCGACCTGTTCGAGTCGGTCGTCGACGTGGCGGCGGACCGGGAGGCGCTCGTCCACGTGGACCACCCGGGCTCGGGCGCGGAACGCCGTCTGACATACGCGGAGCTGGACGCCGCGGCCAACCGCATCGGCCACCACCTCCTCGACAGCGGGATCCGCCCCGGCGAGCACCTCGGTCTGCACCTGTACAACGGCGTCGAGTACCTGCAGACGGTGCTGGGCTGCCTCAAGGCCCGGATCGTGCCGGTCAACGTCAACTACCGTTACGTCGAGGAGGAGCTGGTCTATCTCTACCGGGACGCCGACCTGGTCGCCCTCGTCTTCGAGGCGGAGTTCACCGACCGCGTGGCGGCCGCGCTGCCGCAGGCTCCGGCGCTGCGGCACCTGATACGGGTCGGGCCGGCGGGCGAGGGCAACGTCCCCTTCGCGGAGATCGCCTCCTTCGCGGACGCCGAGGCGGGCGGATCCCCGGAGCGTGGGTTCCCGGCCCGCTCGGGGGACGACCAGTTCATCATCTACACGGGCGGCACGACCGGTATGCCCAAGGGTGTCATGTGGCGTCAGGAGGACCTGTTCTTCGCCGGGCTGGGGGGCGGGGCGCCGACCGGGGAGCCGGTGAAGAAGCCGGAGGAGCTCGCCGAGCGGGTCGCCGCGGGCGGCTTTGGGATCACCTTCTTCCCCACTCCCCCGCTGATGCACGGCACATCGACACTCACCGCGTTCATCGGCTTCAACTTCGGCCAACGGGTCGTGCTGCACCGCAAGTTCGTACCCGAGGAGGTGTTGCGGACCATCGCGAAGGAGAAGGTCAACGCCATCTCCCTGGTCGGTGACGCGATGCTGCGCCCGCTGATCGACGCGCTCGACGGCCCGATGCGGGGCACTGACTGCTCGTCGGTGTTCAGCGTCTCCTCGTCCGGGGCCATCATGTCGGACACGGTCCGCCGGCAGTTCCGGGAGCTGATGCCGAACGCGATGCTGCTGAACAACTTCGGCTCCTCGGAGTCCGGCTTCAACGGCACGGCCACCGAGGACTCCGGCCCCGAGCGGGGGTTCCGGGTCCGGGTCAACTCCCGTACCCGGGTGGTCGATCCGACCACGAAGGAACTGATCGCGCCGGGCGACGTCGGCCGGGTCGCCCAGTGCGGCCATGTCCCCCTCGGCTACTACAACGACCCGGCGAAGACCGCCGAGACCTTCTTCGAGAAGGACGGGGAGCGCTGGGTCCTGCTCGGCGACATGGCCACCGTCGACGAGGAGGGCGTGGTCGTCGTCCTCGGGCGCGGTTCGCAGTGCATCAACACCGGCGGCGAGAAGGTGTACCCCGAGGAGGTCGAGCAGGCGCTGAAGGCGCATCCCGACGTGTACGACGTCCTGGTGGCCGGGGTGCCTGACGCGCGGTGGGGCGCCCATGTGGCGGCGGTGGTCCAGGTGCGCCGGGGCGCCCCGCCGCTGTCCCTGGAGGAGATCCAGCGTCACTGCCGCACCCGGCTGGCCGGCTACAAGATCCCGCGCCAACTGGTGCTCGCCGAGTCCATACGCCGCTCCCCGAGCGGCAAGGCGGACTACCGGTGGGCACGCGAGGCGGCGGTGGCGCAGAACTCCTGATCGCGATCTGCGGGCGAAACCCGCAGCCGAACCCTTGCCTGACGGCCTCGGGCCTGGATTACTGATCCCGAGGAAGATCGACCGAATGATCGGTCGCCCGTGTTGGCATGATTCGGGTGAGGGAGAGCCTAGATGGCGGACGCGAGGAACACGCTGGACGAGGGCGAGCGTCTCAGCGAGGACGCGCTGCGCGCACGGCAACTGGAGCGCCTGCGCGCCTCGTTGCGTCACGCGTACGCCGGCGTGCCCTTCTACCGCGAGGCCTTCGACAAGGCCGGCGTCCACCCTGACGACTGCCGCGAGCTCGGCGACCTGGCCCGGTTCCCCTTCACCGGCAAGGCCGACCTGCGGGCGCACTACCCGTACGGGATATTCGC
It includes:
- a CDS encoding crotonase/enoyl-CoA hydratase family protein, whose amino-acid sequence is MGGTEHLTVRREGATLVLTLNRPKARNALSIAMLVGLYDGWLEADADDSVRSIVLTGAGGSFCAGMDLKALAGQGMQGEQHRDRLKADPDLHWKAMLRHHRPRKPVIAAVEGHCVAGGTEMLQGTDIRVAGESATFGLFEVRRGLFPIGGSTVRLPRQIPRTHALEMLLTGRPYSAQEAAAVGLIGHVVPDGAALDRALEIAERVNACAPLAVEAVKASVYEAAELTEADGLTAELARGWPVFDTDDAKEGARAFAEKRPPVYRRA
- a CDS encoding acyl-CoA synthetase → MEYNLADLFESVVDVAADREALVHVDHPGSGAERRLTYAELDAAANRIGHHLLDSGIRPGEHLGLHLYNGVEYLQTVLGCLKARIVPVNVNYRYVEEELVYLYRDADLVALVFEAEFTDRVAAALPQAPALRHLIRVGPAGEGNVPFAEIASFADAEAGGSPERGFPARSGDDQFIIYTGGTTGMPKGVMWRQEDLFFAGLGGGAPTGEPVKKPEELAERVAAGGFGITFFPTPPLMHGTSTLTAFIGFNFGQRVVLHRKFVPEEVLRTIAKEKVNAISLVGDAMLRPLIDALDGPMRGTDCSSVFSVSSSGAIMSDTVRRQFRELMPNAMLLNNFGSSESGFNGTATEDSGPERGFRVRVNSRTRVVDPTTKELIAPGDVGRVAQCGHVPLGYYNDPAKTAETFFEKDGERWVLLGDMATVDEEGVVVVLGRGSQCINTGGEKVYPEEVEQALKAHPDVYDVLVAGVPDARWGAHVAAVVQVRRGAPPLSLEEIQRHCRTRLAGYKIPRQLVLAESIRRSPSGKADYRWAREAAVAQNS